Proteins from a single region of Runella sp. SP2:
- a CDS encoding Na+/H+ antiporter — protein sequence MIHENLLLIVTLLMAVSMLSMLSEKLKVPYPIFLVLAGLVISFIPGIPVVTLHPDIVFLIFLPPILYAAAWYTSWREFWAARRTISMMAFGLVFFTSTAVALVMKVLIPDFPLALGFLLGGIISPPDAVAATSVLQTVKVPKRVVTILEGESLINDASSLIVFRFALAAVLTGEFTFTNAATNFFVVAGVGVLIGLVFGFVLFYIHKYLPTTASIDTSLTVISPYLMYIVAEHFHTSGVMAVVSGGLFLSYRSHEMFSYNTRIQAYSVWDVFIFILNGFVFILIGLQLPAIFMALELYSLTELVFYGLVISVLVVLIRLMWVFSGMYLSCFLNKRERKLSWRNEFLIAWSGMRGVVSLASALAIPLTLKEGIPFPHRDLLLFITFVVILFTLVLQGLSLSPIIRWLKISEEENEDKEQEVEIRLRLADAALNHLQTNYVAELETIDAYIRIKDRYQRMSEIANQKLLKEDTEKAVPHFLPKYRRMLLELVNVRRRELYKLRNEKSYSDELLRRKEHELDLEEARLNE from the coding sequence ATGATCCACGAAAATTTACTGCTTATTGTAACCCTTTTGATGGCCGTGTCGATGCTGTCGATGCTCAGTGAAAAGCTAAAAGTTCCGTACCCCATTTTTTTGGTACTTGCGGGCTTGGTGATTAGCTTTATTCCTGGCATTCCAGTTGTTACTTTACATCCCGATATTGTTTTTCTCATTTTTTTGCCCCCAATATTATACGCGGCGGCTTGGTACACTTCATGGCGAGAGTTTTGGGCCGCACGTCGAACGATTAGCATGATGGCCTTTGGACTCGTATTTTTTACTTCCACGGCGGTTGCGCTCGTGATGAAGGTTTTAATTCCTGATTTTCCGTTGGCGCTGGGTTTTCTGTTGGGGGGCATCATTTCACCACCCGATGCAGTCGCGGCGACGTCGGTGCTACAAACCGTGAAAGTACCCAAGCGTGTCGTCACCATTTTAGAGGGTGAAAGCCTCATCAACGATGCGTCGTCATTGATTGTTTTTCGATTTGCGTTAGCTGCGGTTCTGACGGGAGAATTTACGTTTACCAACGCAGCTACCAACTTTTTTGTCGTGGCAGGGGTAGGTGTTTTGATTGGATTAGTCTTTGGTTTTGTGCTTTTTTATATCCACAAATACTTGCCTACCACGGCCAGTATTGATACTTCTTTGACCGTTATTTCTCCGTATTTGATGTACATCGTTGCCGAACATTTTCACACTTCGGGGGTGATGGCGGTAGTAAGCGGCGGGTTGTTTTTGAGCTATCGTTCGCACGAAATGTTTTCCTACAATACCCGCATTCAAGCCTATTCGGTGTGGGATGTTTTTATTTTTATCCTCAATGGATTTGTCTTTATCCTGATTGGCCTCCAGCTCCCCGCCATTTTTATGGCGCTTGAGTTGTATTCCTTGACCGAACTTGTTTTTTACGGATTAGTGATAAGTGTATTAGTGGTGCTAATAAGGCTAATGTGGGTATTTTCTGGTATGTACTTGTCGTGTTTTCTCAATAAGAGGGAACGTAAGTTGAGTTGGCGGAATGAGTTTTTGATTGCTTGGAGCGGAATGCGGGGCGTAGTTTCGTTGGCGTCTGCTTTGGCCATTCCTTTGACGCTGAAAGAAGGTATTCCTTTCCCCCACCGCGACTTACTACTTTTTATCACCTTTGTTGTGATTTTGTTTACGTTGGTATTGCAAGGGCTCAGTTTATCACCTATTATTCGTTGGTTGAAAATCAGTGAGGAAGAAAACGAAGATAAAGAACAAGAGGTAGAGATTCGACTTCGGTTGGCAGATGCCGCGCTCAATCATTTGCAAACTAACTACGTTGCAGAACTTGAAACCATTGATGCCTATATTCGTATCAAAGATCGGTACCAACGAATGTCCGAAATTGCCAATCAGAAATTATTAAAGGAAGATACCGAGAAAGCGGTGCCTCACTTTTTGCCCAAATACCGCCGTATGTTGCTGGAGTTGGTTAACGTACGCCGCCGTGAGCTTTATAAACTACGAAATGAGAAAAGCTATTCGGATGAATTGCTTCGCCGAAAAGAGCACGAATTAGACTTAGAAGAGGCCCGATTGAACGAATAA
- a CDS encoding zinc ribbon domain-containing protein YjdM — MSEFPPCPKCGSEYAYPSDGMLVCPECFHEWNPEDTEVEVVEGELKVLDANGNVLQNGDSVVVIKDLPVKGAPKPIKAGTKVKNIRLTDGDHNIDCKIDGFGSMGLKSEFVRKA; from the coding sequence ATGTCAGAATTTCCTCCTTGCCCCAAATGTGGTAGCGAATACGCTTATCCAAGCGATGGTATGTTAGTGTGCCCCGAATGTTTTCACGAATGGAACCCCGAAGATACGGAGGTAGAAGTGGTAGAAGGTGAGTTGAAAGTACTAGATGCCAACGGAAACGTCCTTCAAAACGGTGATTCGGTAGTGGTTATCAAAGATTTACCCGTGAAAGGTGCACCCAAACCCATTAAAGCGGGCACAAAAGTGAAAAATATCCGCCTCACCGACGGCGACCACAACATCGACTGCAAAATCGACGGCTTTGGTTCGATGGGACTCAAATCGGAGTTTGTACGTAAGGCATAG
- a CDS encoding XAC2610-related protein — translation MSSTKKGVSQVFTSKNIDFDIVKGKNNVIKYDQQQVLKFDDFNFDNQIDLAIRNGNNGSYGAPTYDIYVFNSTKQRFVKSEELTDLVLDNLGMFEVDHARKRLICKDKSGCCLLLKTEYEVVFRKGLRKVREVEEDSDGETVKVTTRELKNGQWVSNVKKYKVAYYYKQ, via the coding sequence ATGTCCAGCACTAAAAAAGGTGTTTCTCAAGTATTTACGTCGAAAAATATTGATTTTGATATTGTGAAGGGTAAAAACAATGTCATAAAATACGACCAACAGCAAGTACTAAAGTTTGATGATTTTAACTTTGATAATCAAATTGACCTTGCCATTCGGAACGGCAACAACGGCAGCTATGGAGCACCAACGTACGACATTTATGTGTTCAACAGTACGAAACAACGTTTTGTCAAAAGCGAAGAATTGACTGATTTGGTATTGGATAACTTGGGCATGTTCGAGGTGGATCACGCGCGTAAACGATTGATTTGCAAGGACAAATCAGGTTGCTGTTTGCTTCTAAAAACCGAGTACGAGGTCGTCTTCAGAAAAGGACTCAGAAAAGTACGCGAAGTTGAAGAAGATTCTGATGGTGAAACTGTAAAAGTGACGACCCGTGAACTAAAAAATGGACAGTGGGTATCCAACGTTAAAAAGTACAAAGTGGCATATTATTACAAACAGTAA
- a CDS encoding prolyl oligopeptidase family serine peptidase, which yields MKILHLTKVICFALLCALFFGVPAYAQSSKDYTLVVEGYDWGPAVSKVIVALDAPSNNVDFRDFTVAVTRSSDCATIPDALKSGNRTVVFAYISDAQGYRIKEGSHATLVLAVAPNMPLSSPFQYSQTGQCRGNSWVNYQVTATNTKTNQVWNKEKARLRSGIDEFDLTGKYEYEAGKTMSYAAFTPKNKSAKNPLIIWLHGGGEGGTDPTIPLIGNKAFNYASVDIQKYFDAAYVLVPQCPGAWMHNKEGVMQPGSGEDVYNVGLMALIKAYVAQHPDIDPKRIYVGGCSNGGYMALKLILKEPSYFAAGYISALAYQSQYITDAQISSIKNVPMWFIHCKEDATTKPDLTVVPVYERLKKAGAKNVFFSYYDHVTDLSGFFGGDNYYYNGHWSWIYSHVNHAQLDYDGSLVRLNGRPTTIMEWMAAQRKK from the coding sequence ATGAAAATACTACACCTTACCAAAGTCATTTGTTTTGCGCTTTTGTGCGCACTTTTTTTTGGCGTCCCCGCTTATGCTCAATCTTCTAAAGACTACACCCTTGTGGTGGAGGGCTACGATTGGGGGCCTGCGGTTAGCAAAGTAATTGTTGCGCTGGATGCACCCTCAAACAATGTTGATTTTAGAGATTTTACCGTTGCCGTGACGCGGAGTTCGGACTGCGCCACGATACCCGATGCCCTCAAAAGCGGCAATCGGACGGTGGTCTTTGCCTACATTTCCGATGCCCAAGGTTATCGAATCAAAGAAGGTTCGCACGCTACGCTCGTGCTGGCCGTAGCGCCCAACATGCCTCTTTCTTCACCTTTTCAGTACTCGCAGACTGGCCAATGCCGAGGCAATTCGTGGGTTAACTATCAAGTGACCGCTACAAACACCAAAACCAATCAGGTGTGGAACAAAGAAAAAGCAAGACTTCGTTCAGGCATCGACGAGTTTGATTTGACAGGAAAATATGAGTACGAAGCGGGCAAAACCATGTCGTACGCGGCTTTTACCCCTAAAAACAAGTCAGCCAAAAATCCCTTGATTATTTGGTTGCACGGTGGTGGTGAGGGTGGCACCGACCCCACCATTCCGCTGATTGGCAACAAAGCTTTCAATTATGCCTCTGTCGATATTCAAAAATACTTTGACGCCGCTTACGTATTGGTGCCTCAGTGCCCTGGTGCGTGGATGCACAACAAGGAGGGCGTAATGCAGCCTGGCTCGGGCGAGGACGTATATAACGTAGGGTTGATGGCGCTCATCAAAGCGTACGTGGCCCAGCACCCCGACATTGACCCCAAGCGTATTTACGTGGGTGGCTGCTCAAACGGCGGCTACATGGCGCTCAAGTTGATCTTAAAAGAACCTTCCTATTTTGCAGCGGGTTACATTAGTGCCTTGGCCTACCAATCGCAGTACATTACCGACGCCCAAATCAGCAGCATCAAAAATGTGCCGATGTGGTTTATCCACTGCAAAGAAGACGCCACAACTAAGCCTGATTTGACGGTAGTACCTGTTTATGAACGTCTGAAAAAGGCAGGGGCAAAAAATGTTTTTTTTAGCTACTACGACCACGTAACCGACCTTTCGGGCTTTTTTGGTGGCGACAATTATTACTACAACGGCCACTGGTCGTGGATTTACTCACACGTAAACCACGCCCAACTCGACTACGACGGCTCGCTCGTTCGCCTCAACGGCCGTCCTACCACCATCATGGAATGGATGGCCGCGCAGCGGAAGAAGTAG
- a CDS encoding HipA family kinase, with protein sequence MSPTFSPLRTVNVTRYVTPLREGGSLPALVEADDGFLYVMKFRGAGQGPKALIAELIAGELARTLGFKIPELVFTELDIAFSRAEPDEEIQDLLKASVGLNLALHFLSAAITYDALVTTIESKLASQVVWFDCLITNVDRTSRNTNMLMWHKELWLIDHGAALYFHHSWDNWEQQAKRPFTPIKDHVLLPQASELKAVDEEFKAKLTPERIREIVSLVPDEWLMDASNSMTAEERRQVYIQFLETRLAASEIFVNEAQNARKLLV encoded by the coding sequence ATGAGTCCAACTTTTTCTCCCCTCCGAACTGTCAACGTAACGCGTTATGTTACGCCCTTGCGTGAAGGCGGTTCGCTCCCTGCCCTTGTCGAAGCCGACGACGGTTTTTTGTACGTTATGAAATTTCGTGGAGCTGGGCAAGGGCCTAAAGCACTCATCGCGGAGCTTATCGCGGGGGAACTTGCGCGTACGTTGGGGTTTAAAATTCCTGAACTTGTCTTTACCGAACTCGACATTGCCTTTAGCCGCGCCGAACCCGACGAAGAAATTCAAGACTTATTGAAAGCCAGCGTGGGACTAAATTTGGCCTTGCATTTTTTGTCGGCTGCCATTACGTACGATGCGTTGGTAACAACCATTGAATCAAAATTAGCTTCGCAAGTAGTGTGGTTCGACTGCCTTATCACCAACGTTGACCGTACGTCGCGAAACACCAATATGTTGATGTGGCACAAAGAACTTTGGCTCATCGACCACGGTGCGGCTTTGTATTTTCATCATTCATGGGACAATTGGGAACAACAGGCAAAGCGGCCTTTTACTCCCATCAAAGACCATGTTTTGTTGCCGCAAGCGTCCGAATTAAAGGCTGTTGATGAAGAGTTTAAGGCTAAACTTACTCCTGAACGTATTCGAGAGATTGTTAGCCTTGTTCCTGATGAATGGCTTATGGATGCCTCCAATTCGATGACTGCTGAGGAGCGTCGTCAAGTATATATTCAATTTTTAGAAACGCGCCTAGCTGCGTCAGAAATATTTGTCAACGAAGCCCAAAATGCCAGAAAATTACTTGTTTGA
- a CDS encoding aminotransferase class V-fold PLP-dependent enzyme: MFNRRQFLGSLGATAGALSLPPFLTSAEAKNFETLNRQIGHLSPFEAAQNEDFWAWVKTEYTVSPNLLNLNNGGVCPQPRSVQDAHIRFYQYCNEAPSYYMWRILDQGREALRSKLADLAGCDAEEIAINRNATEGLNTVIFGLDLKPGDEVVLIKQDYPNMINAWKQREKRDGIKLVWINLDLPQENDAYFVDKFVSAFTSKTKVVHITHMINWVGQIQPVRKIADEAHKRGIEVIADGAHTFALLDFKIPDLGCDYYATSLHKWLCAPFGSGMMYVKKDKISKVWALLSNNEPDGPDIRKFESLGTRSFASEMAIGSAADFQLSIGTARKQARAHYLQRYWTDKARQIPGVKIHTSPNPKYACAIALVSVDGLKTSELDGQLYNKFKIHTTGIEWENIKGVRVTPHVYHTPKDLDRLVHALDDISSAARKKTG; encoded by the coding sequence ATGTTTAACCGTCGTCAATTTTTGGGCTCGCTTGGTGCTACTGCTGGTGCGCTCAGTCTTCCTCCTTTTCTTACCTCTGCCGAAGCTAAGAACTTTGAGACGCTCAACCGCCAAATCGGGCATTTATCACCTTTCGAAGCCGCTCAGAATGAAGACTTTTGGGCTTGGGTCAAAACCGAATATACCGTTTCGCCTAATTTGCTTAATCTCAATAATGGTGGTGTTTGTCCGCAGCCGCGTTCGGTTCAGGATGCCCACATTCGGTTTTACCAATACTGTAACGAAGCCCCGAGCTACTACATGTGGCGGATTTTGGACCAAGGTCGTGAAGCGCTCCGCAGCAAACTTGCGGACTTGGCAGGTTGCGACGCCGAAGAAATTGCCATCAACCGCAATGCCACTGAAGGCTTAAATACGGTCATTTTTGGCCTTGATTTAAAACCTGGCGACGAAGTGGTATTGATCAAACAAGACTATCCCAATATGATTAATGCTTGGAAGCAGCGTGAAAAGCGCGACGGCATTAAGTTGGTTTGGATTAACCTTGATTTGCCCCAAGAAAACGACGCTTATTTTGTCGATAAATTTGTGAGTGCGTTTACGTCCAAAACCAAGGTGGTACACATTACGCACATGATCAACTGGGTAGGCCAAATTCAACCCGTTCGTAAAATCGCCGACGAAGCCCACAAACGTGGCATCGAGGTCATTGCCGATGGGGCACATACGTTTGCTTTGTTAGATTTTAAAATTCCTGATTTGGGCTGCGATTATTACGCGACTAGCCTCCACAAATGGCTGTGTGCGCCTTTTGGTAGTGGCATGATGTACGTCAAAAAAGATAAAATTTCTAAGGTGTGGGCCTTGCTTTCCAACAATGAACCCGATGGCCCCGATATTCGCAAATTTGAAAGTTTAGGCACGCGTTCGTTTGCCTCCGAAATGGCGATTGGTTCGGCCGCCGACTTCCAGCTTTCTATCGGGACGGCCCGCAAACAAGCTCGTGCGCATTATTTACAGCGTTATTGGACGGACAAAGCGCGTCAAATCCCTGGTGTAAAAATACACACTTCGCCCAATCCAAAATACGCCTGCGCCATTGCGTTGGTGTCGGTTGATGGACTTAAAACGTCAGAATTGGACGGGCAACTTTATAACAAATTCAAGATTCATACCACGGGCATTGAGTGGGAAAACATCAAAGGGGTTCGGGTAACACCGCACGTGTATCATACCCCCAAAGACCTCGACCGACTTGTTCATGCCCTTGACGACATATCGTCGGCGGCACGTAAAAAAACGGGATAG
- a CDS encoding thioredoxin domain-containing protein has product MLSSLCHIRIKTLKLFSINKYILILAIFLTGILSACGTQSNEQTSTNSTSTANENGAISAAEAHKRIKDNPKLTIVDVRTPEEYAQGHLENAHNIDWNSNSFENKIDGFERDKPILVYCLSGARSAAAAEKMRSFGFKNVLEMENGMMAWRAAQLPETTANVSVAKPAGMNRDQFDAALNSPKLVLIDFYADWCAPCKKMAPYLEEIKTEMGDKVEVVRINTDDSAELASQLSIEGLPTVLVYKNKTMIWKNVGYIGKEELVKHLQ; this is encoded by the coding sequence TTGCTTTCATCTTTGTGCCACATTAGGATTAAAACACTAAAATTATTTTCAATAAACAAATACATACTCATTCTCGCAATTTTCCTGACGGGTATTCTTAGTGCCTGTGGAACACAATCAAACGAACAGACGTCAACCAATTCGACTTCAACAGCCAATGAAAATGGGGCAATTTCTGCCGCAGAAGCCCACAAAAGAATCAAAGACAACCCTAAATTGACAATAGTGGACGTCCGAACGCCCGAGGAGTATGCTCAGGGACACCTCGAAAACGCTCATAACATTGACTGGAACTCCAATAGTTTTGAAAATAAAATTGATGGTTTTGAGCGCGATAAACCCATTTTGGTGTATTGTTTGAGTGGCGCTCGCAGTGCTGCTGCTGCCGAAAAAATGCGCAGTTTTGGCTTTAAAAACGTTCTCGAAATGGAAAATGGGATGATGGCTTGGCGTGCGGCACAACTACCCGAAACCACGGCCAACGTAAGTGTAGCCAAGCCTGCGGGCATGAACCGCGACCAATTTGATGCAGCACTTAATTCGCCAAAGTTGGTTTTGATTGATTTTTATGCCGATTGGTGTGCACCTTGCAAAAAAATGGCTCCTTATTTAGAAGAAATTAAGACTGAAATGGGTGATAAAGTGGAAGTCGTGCGCATCAATACCGATGATAGTGCCGAATTGGCCTCTCAGCTTAGCATCGAGGGACTTCCTACCGTGCTTGTTTATAAAAACAAAACAATGATTTGGAAAAATGTGGGTTACATTGGAAAAGAAGAGTTGGTGAAACACCTTCAATAG
- a CDS encoding sensor histidine kinase produces MFYELNQLNKVIKIAYFYLNTQFIIPQLLYTRRFVLFILSQVGVFVVMILIDYALFELLNIPIQPQLGRATYHNISLFLLTLLTSIALKAFWDKINADYANSERQKENLKTELAFLRSQISPHFLFNVLNNIVAMVRLKSEELEDTVVQLSTLLQYMLYETDEEKVTLHNEAMYLESYIALQSQRFGSKIQIHKQLKVTESWQTIEPMLLIPFVENAFKHGYGMVENPVIEIKLEIKKNELLFEVNNKYNPKNIQKDRVSGIGLANVKRRLELLYPSQHRLMITERDGWFLVQLALHLKNSFNENKKAL; encoded by the coding sequence ATGTTTTACGAGCTCAATCAACTCAATAAAGTTATCAAGATTGCCTACTTTTATTTGAATACACAATTCATCATTCCACAACTGCTATATACAAGGCGATTTGTGCTTTTTATTTTGAGCCAAGTCGGTGTATTTGTTGTGATGATTCTTATTGATTATGCACTTTTTGAACTGCTTAATATACCTATACAACCACAGCTAGGGCGGGCTACCTATCACAATATTAGCTTGTTCTTATTGACGTTACTGACCAGTATCGCTTTGAAGGCTTTTTGGGATAAAATCAATGCAGACTACGCAAACAGTGAGCGCCAAAAAGAAAATTTAAAAACCGAACTTGCTTTTTTGCGCTCTCAAATCAGTCCCCATTTTTTGTTTAATGTCCTGAATAATATAGTGGCGATGGTGCGCCTCAAGAGCGAAGAATTGGAAGATACGGTGGTGCAGCTCTCGACGCTATTGCAGTATATGTTGTACGAAACCGACGAAGAAAAAGTGACGCTACACAACGAAGCAATGTACCTCGAAAGTTACATTGCGCTTCAGAGCCAACGTTTTGGTTCAAAAATTCAGATACATAAGCAACTCAAGGTCACGGAAAGCTGGCAAACGATTGAGCCGATGTTGTTGATTCCCTTTGTGGAAAATGCTTTTAAACATGGCTATGGCATGGTTGAAAACCCAGTCATTGAGATTAAGTTAGAAATAAAGAAAAATGAACTTTTATTTGAAGTAAATAATAAATACAACCCAAAAAATATCCAAAAAGACAGGGTTTCAGGTATTGGACTCGCCAATGTCAAGCGACGTTTGGAATTGCTGTACCCCAGTCAACATCGTCTAATGATTACCGAACGAGACGGTTGGTTTTTAGTTCAATTGGCATTACACCTCAAAAATAGTTTCAACGAGAATAAAAAGGCACTATGA
- a CDS encoding LytTR family DNA-binding domain-containing protein — MIHCIAIDDEPLALRLLQDNISKVPFLHLVAACGDAFEAIKVLHSEKIELIFADIQMPGLSGLQLVNSLEQRPMVVFITAYKQYALEGFELAVIDYLIKPVPLERFIRACHRAKELHELRNQKSMTVANDYFFVNADYSQVKVHFQDILWIEGLGDYVKIHLKSSNKPLVVRTSFKHLESELPLGLFIRIHKSWLLSIKSITAIRKNSVFVGEKEFSVGETYREGVEKLIKKEM; from the coding sequence ATGATTCATTGCATCGCCATTGACGACGAACCTCTGGCTTTACGCCTTCTTCAAGACAATATTAGCAAAGTGCCTTTTTTGCATTTAGTGGCAGCGTGTGGAGATGCGTTTGAGGCCATAAAAGTTCTTCACTCCGAAAAAATAGAGTTGATTTTTGCCGATATTCAAATGCCCGGGTTGTCAGGGTTGCAATTGGTGAATAGCCTCGAACAGCGCCCAATGGTGGTTTTTATAACTGCTTACAAACAGTACGCACTCGAAGGATTTGAACTAGCAGTGATTGATTACCTTATTAAACCTGTTCCTTTGGAGCGATTTATACGGGCTTGTCATCGAGCGAAAGAACTGCATGAGCTAAGAAATCAAAAATCAATGACTGTGGCAAATGATTACTTTTTTGTCAATGCAGACTATAGCCAAGTCAAAGTACATTTTCAGGATATTTTGTGGATTGAGGGTTTGGGGGATTATGTAAAAATTCACCTTAAAAGTTCCAACAAACCTTTGGTTGTACGTACTAGTTTCAAACATTTAGAAAGTGAGTTGCCTTTAGGACTGTTTATTCGTATTCACAAATCGTGGTTGTTGTCCATTAAGAGCATCACCGCTATCCGAAAAAATAGTGTTTTTGTGGGGGAAAAAGAATTTTCGGTGGGTGAGACGTACCGAGAAGGAGTGGAGAAGCTGATAAAAAAGGAAATGTAA
- a CDS encoding DUF3037 domain-containing protein, with translation MPENYLFEYAVIRFVPRVEREEFLNVGVILYCPSQGFLQTKFFLNEDRLKVFGSTVCCNELRERLRTFERICAGRKEGGRIGQLSIAERFRWLTSTRSTIIQSSPVHPGLCQNPEDTLQQLFAQLVE, from the coding sequence ATGCCAGAAAATTACTTGTTTGAGTATGCCGTTATCCGTTTTGTTCCGCGGGTAGAGCGTGAGGAGTTTCTCAACGTTGGGGTTATCTTATATTGCCCTTCGCAAGGATTTTTACAAACCAAGTTTTTCCTCAATGAAGACCGACTCAAGGTATTTGGGTCAACTGTTTGTTGCAATGAATTAAGGGAGCGGCTACGTACTTTCGAGCGTATTTGTGCAGGTCGAAAAGAAGGTGGTCGTATTGGGCAACTGTCTATTGCTGAGAGGTTTCGGTGGCTTACTTCAACCCGAAGTACCATTATTCAGTCTTCTCCCGTGCATCCTGGCTTGTGCCAAAATCCAGAGGATACACTTCAACAACTTTTTGCCCAGCTTGTTGAGTAA
- a CDS encoding ribokinase codes for MKILNFGSINIDYVYGVPHFVKPAETIASTSYQVFMGGKGCNQSVALAKAGVQVYHAGAIGEDGVWIKNQLNDWGVNVDFLTVSDGPTGHAIIQVEPNGQNAIIIHGGANQSIHSAQIHHVLQNFEKGDILLVQNEINALPELLLAASERGMKIFFNPAPMSASVFELPLETIDVFIINEVEGEELTKRNTAEGILGKMAEQFPNAATLLTLGEKGARYQHASEMKSINAKKVKAIDTTAAGDTFIGYFLANWALGETLDTCLQKATQASAICVTRAGGAVSIPSKEEVM; via the coding sequence ATGAAAATCTTAAATTTTGGTTCTATCAACATCGACTATGTGTATGGAGTTCCCCACTTTGTAAAACCCGCCGAAACAATCGCCAGTACTTCGTACCAAGTTTTTATGGGGGGCAAAGGCTGTAATCAAAGTGTCGCATTGGCCAAAGCTGGTGTGCAAGTCTATCACGCAGGGGCTATTGGAGAAGATGGTGTATGGATAAAAAATCAACTGAACGATTGGGGTGTAAACGTTGATTTCTTAACAGTTTCCGACGGCCCAACGGGCCATGCCATTATTCAGGTGGAGCCCAATGGTCAAAATGCCATCATCATTCACGGTGGGGCTAATCAGTCTATCCATTCTGCCCAAATCCATCATGTGCTCCAGAATTTTGAAAAAGGGGACATTTTATTGGTACAAAATGAAATCAATGCTTTGCCCGAATTGCTCCTTGCGGCTTCCGAACGCGGCATGAAAATTTTCTTTAATCCCGCCCCTATGTCGGCCAGTGTTTTTGAATTGCCTTTGGAAACCATTGACGTTTTTATCATCAATGAAGTGGAGGGGGAAGAACTAACCAAGAGAAATACGGCAGAGGGTATTTTGGGAAAAATGGCCGAACAATTTCCCAACGCAGCTACGCTCCTGACGTTGGGCGAAAAAGGGGCACGCTACCAACATGCGTCCGAAATGAAATCCATTAATGCTAAAAAAGTAAAAGCCATCGATACCACCGCCGCAGGCGACACCTTTATTGGTTATTTTTTGGCCAACTGGGCATTGGGCGAAACCTTAGACACTTGCCTCCAAAAAGCCACCCAAGCATCCGCCATTTGCGTTACCCGTGCAGGTGGCGCGGTATCAATCCCATCCAAAGAAGAAGTAATGTAA